Below is a genomic region from uncultured Desulfovibrio sp..
CTGTGAACCACGCTGCGGATTTAAACATCAAATAGGCATTTGCCCGCCTGTCAGCCGCACGGCCCTTTTCCGCTACCGCATGGCAGGCGGATTGGCCCGCTGTTTGCAGTTTCCCCCTGTGGATATTCAGGGCGTCAAAATCAAGGCGGTGCGGCGTGCCCTTTCGTTTCAAATTACAGAAAATACTCGACTACCGGGAACAGCTTGAAGAAGAAGCCAAGGTTGATCTGGCCAACAAGCAAAAACTCCTGGAAGAAGCGCGCGCACTTTTTGAACGCCTGAAGGCTGAACTGCGCCAGACCGAAGACCGCTTGTTTGAATCAGCCCTTGTGCCGCAGGCGGAACGCTGGCTGCTGGAACAATATGTAAAAGGATTGCGCGGCGATGTAGCCAATGCAGCCTTGCAGGCCCGCATGCACGAACAGCTTGTTGACGAAGCCCGCAAACTGCTGGCCGCGCGCGCCATTGAAAGAAAGCTGCTGGAAAAGCTCAAGGAGCGCCAAAACCAGCAGTATATTCGTGAGGAACAACTGAAGGAGCAACGCGTCAATGACGAAACAGCCACACTCCGCTACAAAGCTCCGGCTCTCTAAGCTATTCCGCTGGCTGGCGGTGCTCTGCTTTATGAAGCTTACCATCCTCGGCCTGTTGCTGCTGGATGTGCCCGTGCCCTCCTGGCTTGGCGGATCGCCCAAGGATGCCACGGTAGCCGTAAACGCGCCGCGCAATGGGCAGGAGCGGACTGAAACCGTGGCTCCTGTTGCTGATGCGGCCCCCTCTGGTCTGGCGCAAAGCGTCAGTTCTACTCTTTCGTCCATGGGTTCGGCCCTTGATTCCGTAGTAGACAACATCAAGGACAAAACTGAAAAGAGCCAGAGCGACCCGCAAGGTTCTGCCGCCGCCCGCATGGCCGCAGCGGTCAAACCCCATGCAGATCAAACCACCAGCGTGACCGATGCCGCCCTGCCCGCCCCGCTTATCCGTACAGCGACCTCAGGCGGCGCACCTGAAACTGCGGCGGCTTCCAAGGCTCCCGGCCAGACATTTTCCCCCAATTTTCCCGAACCGCAGGCCCTGCCTGCCCCACAGGCGGAACCGGGCACATCCGCCCCCTCCGGTAGCCTGATTGTTTCTGCCAGACCCAACCGCGCCAGCGAATCCGAATGGCTGGACGCCCTGGGCCTGAGCAATCTGCCCATCCCCGGCCTTGGCAGCGTGCAGGCCGCGCACGCGGCAGCGCTGGACATGCCTGTTCCCCAGACGCCCACTGGCGGGCAATCGCCCTTTGCTCCCGCAGAGCAGACGGCCCCGCTGACCATACCCGGCGCTCCGCCCATCCCGGCAAACATTCCGCGCGGTCAGGGCACGGACGGCGCACCTTTGCCGCCGCGCGGCGCGGCAGGCAACAACGACGGCTTTTTGCCCCCCTTGCCGCAGGGGCAAAGCTCGGGCACGCTGCCCGTCCCCACGGTGCAGCAGCCGCAAGGCGCTTATTCCAACGACCCCAATACCAAGGCTCAGGAACTGGCGCGCCAGCAGCAGGATATTCTTGTGCTGCGCCAGCAGATGGATCAGCGCCTCAAGGACATTCAGGAAACTGAAAAGAAAATGCAGGACATGATCCGCGAGGCCAAGGGCATTGAAAACGAAAAAGTTCACCGACTGGTGCTCACCTATTCCATGATGAAACCCAAGGCTGCGGCCAAGGCTCTGGAAAGCATGGACGAACGTGTGGCCATCCGCATTCTTTCCGGCATGTCGCCCAAGCAGTCAGGCGAAATCCTCACCTACGTTTCTCCGGCCAAGACAGCCAAGCTTACGGAGCTTATCACCCGCATGAGGATACCTGATTAATGCGCCTCAAGCTTCTGATCGCCTATGTGGGCACCTGCTACAGCGGCTGGCAGATACAGGAAAAGCCGAGCCCGCCGCCCACAGTTCAGGGCGAAATGGAAAAGGCCCTTCGCACCATCACAGGGCAGAACATACGCGCCCACGGCTCGGGCCGCACCGATTCCGGCGTACATGCCCACGGGCAGGTTGTGCACTGCGATGTGCCCGATGCGCGCGCCAACATGGACTGGCGGCGTAGCCTCAACGCCGTTTTGCCCCGCGATATCCGTGTGCTGGAGGCCACGCAGGCCGCGCCGGACTTTCACGCGCGCAAGGATGCCCTGCGTAAAACCTACGCTTATCAGTTCTGGCTGGAACAGACCTTTATGCCGCCGCAGCTGACGCCTTTTGTGTGGAAATGCGGCCCACTGAACATGGAGGCAATGCGCGCCGCCCTGCCCCACCTGACGGGCCTGCACGACTTTGCCGCGCTGCGCAATGTGGGCACGGATGTGGAAAGCACAGAGCGCACGGTGCTGCAAGCCGAGCTGCACACCATGCCCCCCTGCGAATTCTATCCGCCGCACGCACCCATGCTGCGCTTTATTGTGACTGCCGATGGCTTTCTCAAACAGATGGTGCGCAATATGGCGGGGTTGCTGGCTGCCTGCGGCCAGGGCAAGGTATTGCCAAAGGATATTCCCGCCCTGCTTGCCACACGCGACCGCAGGGATGTGCCCTCCGTCACCGCGCCGCCTCAAGGGCTGGCTCTGGTGAACGTGGTGTATCCCGAGGCCCGATAGCCGCACAGATTATTGTGTCCCCGCTGGTACAAGCAAAAAGCCCATAAAAGGAAAAGGCCGTCCATCTCTGAACGGCCTTTTCCTTTTACCAATGACTTTTGACTAAGCCTGATTTTTCATTTTTTCTATAAGCCGCTGGAGTGACTGAGCCTGTTGCGTCAGGTCTGCAACCGCACCGGAAGCCTGCTCCATAGCTTGAGCGGTTTCCACAGAAATTGTCGCTACCTGCTCGACAGACTGATTGATCTCCTCGCTGGCGGCGGATTGCTGCTCACTGGCTGTAGCAATAGACTGAACCTGATCGTTGACCAGATGGACGAGCTCAAGAATTTTCTTGAGCGATTCGCCGGAACGTACCGACATGTTGGTTGCACTTTCAATAGTCACAGCAACCTGCTCGACATTTTGAATATTCTTGCGGGTGCCAGCCTGAATGCCTGTAATGGCCTGACCCACTTCCTGCGTGGCAGTCATGGTTTTTTCCGCCAGTTTGCGCACTTCATCTGCAACGACGGCAAAACCCCTGCCCGCATCGCCCGCACGGGCGGCCTCAATGGCGGCGTTCAGCGCCAACAGGTTGGTCTGGTCGGCTATGTCGGCAATGACCCCCATAATCTGGCCGATGCTCTCTGCCTGCTTGCCCAGAGCATCCATATCTTCCTTGATGGCAATGGACTGCGTGTGGACGGATTCAATGCCCTTAACTGCATCGTCGAGTATCTTCGAGCCTTCCACGGCCTGTTCCCGGGTTTGATGCGAAACATCCGCAGCCTGCTGGGCATTTCTGGCAACTTCCAGCACAGTGGCGTTCATTTCTTCCATGGCCGTAGCGGTTTCACGCACACGGCCCGACTGCTCGTCAGCCCCACGGCTGGACTGCGCAATCTGTTCAGAAAGTGCTTCTGACGCGGACGACACGATCTGTACGATCCCTTCAAGCTGCTGCGCGGCCTGGAGCATGCCTTCCGCCTTGGCCCGTTCTGCCCGGCGGGTTGCCTCCTCGGCAAGAGCGGTTGCTTCCTGCGCGGCTTTAGCCTGCTGTTCGGCCTGCTGAGATTTGCTGTCTGCTTCGGCAATTTTGGCTTTGAGATTGCCCACCATCTTTATGAGCACACCGTAAACGCCGCCATCGCCGGAATACGGCTTGAATGCCAGATCAAGCTGACCGGCGGCTATCTCCGATGCCACATGATGCAAATAACCGGGGTCCTCGCC
It encodes:
- the fliJ gene encoding flagellar export protein FliJ, whose protein sequence is MPFRFKLQKILDYREQLEEEAKVDLANKQKLLEEARALFERLKAELRQTEDRLFESALVPQAERWLLEQYVKGLRGDVANAALQARMHEQLVDEARKLLAARAIERKLLEKLKERQNQQYIREEQLKEQRVNDETATLRYKAPAL
- a CDS encoding MotE family protein: MTKQPHSATKLRLSKLFRWLAVLCFMKLTILGLLLLDVPVPSWLGGSPKDATVAVNAPRNGQERTETVAPVADAAPSGLAQSVSSTLSSMGSALDSVVDNIKDKTEKSQSDPQGSAAARMAAAVKPHADQTTSVTDAALPAPLIRTATSGGAPETAAASKAPGQTFSPNFPEPQALPAPQAEPGTSAPSGSLIVSARPNRASESEWLDALGLSNLPIPGLGSVQAAHAAALDMPVPQTPTGGQSPFAPAEQTAPLTIPGAPPIPANIPRGQGTDGAPLPPRGAAGNNDGFLPPLPQGQSSGTLPVPTVQQPQGAYSNDPNTKAQELARQQQDILVLRQQMDQRLKDIQETEKKMQDMIREAKGIENEKVHRLVLTYSMMKPKAAAKALESMDERVAIRILSGMSPKQSGEILTYVSPAKTAKLTELITRMRIPD
- the truA gene encoding tRNA pseudouridine(38-40) synthase TruA gives rise to the protein MRLKLLIAYVGTCYSGWQIQEKPSPPPTVQGEMEKALRTITGQNIRAHGSGRTDSGVHAHGQVVHCDVPDARANMDWRRSLNAVLPRDIRVLEATQAAPDFHARKDALRKTYAYQFWLEQTFMPPQLTPFVWKCGPLNMEAMRAALPHLTGLHDFAALRNVGTDVESTERTVLQAELHTMPPCEFYPPHAPMLRFIVTADGFLKQMVRNMAGLLAACGQGKVLPKDIPALLATRDRRDVPSVTAPPQGLALVNVVYPEAR
- a CDS encoding methyl-accepting chemotaxis protein; the encoded protein is MRLSIKLVLLAVLLTAFSIIIGFVSVVGMSSINKDVKDISGNWLPTIKVVGEINSMVNEYRRNELIHILTTDQSLMRQYENKIQSLTGSINEKVKEYEKLISEPEEKVAFPKFLAAWKAYTENHVNVEVLSKSNNTEEAVKLVLGSARVQYGEALDQLKLIIDVNNKGSKTSAADAEAAYEQGKLLTISLIIAVMLAATAVSILIIRGVTKQLGEDPGYLHHVASEIAAGQLDLAFKPYSGDGGVYGVLIKMVGNLKAKIAEADSKSQQAEQQAKAAQEATALAEEATRRAERAKAEGMLQAAQQLEGIVQIVSSASEALSEQIAQSSRGADEQSGRVRETATAMEEMNATVLEVARNAQQAADVSHQTREQAVEGSKILDDAVKGIESVHTQSIAIKEDMDALGKQAESIGQIMGVIADIADQTNLLALNAAIEAARAGDAGRGFAVVADEVRKLAEKTMTATQEVGQAITGIQAGTRKNIQNVEQVAVTIESATNMSVRSGESLKKILELVHLVNDQVQSIATASEQQSAASEEINQSVEQVATISVETAQAMEQASGAVADLTQQAQSLQRLIEKMKNQA